One Syntrophorhabdus sp. DNA window includes the following coding sequences:
- a CDS encoding 6,7-dimethyl-8-ribityllumazine synthase, whose translation MVREGKLNAKGFRFAIVVSRFNSFITDRLVEGALDALKRHGADENKIDIYRVPGSFEIPLAAKLLAKKKDIDAVVCLGAVIKGATPHFHYVASEVTKGIAQSSLELEKPIAFGIITSDSIEQAIERAGTKAGNKGYDAAISAIEMVNLIKESNLCADGKRES comes from the coding sequence ATGGTACGGGAGGGCAAGCTCAACGCAAAAGGCTTCAGGTTTGCAATCGTCGTAAGCAGGTTCAACAGCTTCATAACGGACCGCCTGGTCGAAGGCGCCCTCGATGCGTTGAAGAGGCACGGGGCCGACGAGAACAAGATCGACATCTACCGGGTGCCCGGTTCCTTCGAGATCCCGCTGGCGGCGAAACTGCTGGCAAAGAAGAAAGACATCGACGCTGTCGTGTGCCTCGGCGCCGTCATCAAGGGAGCGACGCCTCACTTCCACTACGTGGCGTCGGAAGTGACGAAGGGGATCGCCCAATCGTCCCTGGAGTTGGAGAAACCCATAGCTTTCGGGATCATCACAAGCGACAGCATAGAACAAGCCATCGAGCGGGCCGGTACGAAGGCGGGCAACAAGGGATATGACGCCGCCATATCGGCCATCGAGATGGTGAACCTCATCAAGGAAAGCAACTTGTGCGCAGACGGAAAGCGAGAGAGCTAG
- the nusB gene encoding transcription antitermination factor NusB has product MLYQVETAGEDPERALTKYCSLFPYQQDIVDYARLLLTGISAHREQIDEFIRKACEHWRIERIAYVDKNVLRIGVFEMIFSGDVPPKVAIDEAIEMGKKYGSEDSHEFINGVLDRILKDFYEEKKF; this is encoded by the coding sequence ATGCTCTACCAGGTGGAGACGGCCGGGGAAGACCCGGAACGCGCCCTCACCAAGTATTGCTCGCTCTTTCCGTACCAGCAGGACATCGTCGATTACGCGAGACTTCTTCTCACCGGGATCAGCGCCCATCGGGAGCAGATAGACGAATTCATCCGGAAGGCGTGTGAGCACTGGAGGATAGAGCGCATCGCCTACGTGGATAAGAACGTTCTGAGGATCGGGGTCTTCGAGATGATATTCTCCGGCGACGTCCCCCCAAAGGTCGCCATAGACGAGGCCATCGAGATGGGCAAGAAATACGGCAGCGAAGACTCCCACGAATTCATAAACGGCGTCCTGGACAGGATACTCAAAGATTTCTATGAGGAGAAAAAGTTTTAA